The proteins below are encoded in one region of Brevundimonas fontaquae:
- the mutL gene encoding DNA mismatch repair endonuclease MutL, producing the protein MPIRRLSPETVNRIAAGEVVERPASAIKELVENALDAGGRNIEIQADGGGLSRILIADDGKGIPREELPLAIERHATSKLEPDDAGDVDLLRIHTLGFRGEALPSIGSVARLSITTRSRDETDAWAITVEGGETRPLAPAPFPGPHGARVEVRDLFYATPARLKFMKSERSEAMAISEEIKRQAMAHEAVAFTLSLDGKVTLRLPAEHPGDEGRLKRLSALLGRDFEANALLIDQERDGVRLSGYAGLPTYSRGNAAHQHLFVNGRPVKDRLLQGALRGAYADFLARDRHPAAVLFLDIDPLYVDVNVHPAKAEVRFRDPALVRGLIVGALRHALHAAGHRASTTVAADALSGFQPHTGVSTGPAYSPSAPSAQGFSGWTGWSQPAAAAQILPGLNERSARVEPSWDGPTWPSQPAQDSDLATHHSPLATQPHDPLDYPLGAARGQLHANYIVAQTRDGLVIVDQHAAHERLVYERMKAQMAEGSVTRQALLTPEVVDLDPAEAERVAGRAEELAEMGLIVEAFGAGAVLVRETPAMLGDTDVQGLIRDIADDLSEHGQALSLKERLAAICGTMACHGSVRSGRVLSAPEMNALLRQMEATPHSGQCNHGRPTYVELKLHDLEKLFGRR; encoded by the coding sequence ATGCCCATCCGCCGCCTCTCCCCCGAAACCGTCAACCGCATCGCCGCTGGCGAGGTGGTCGAGCGGCCGGCCAGCGCCATCAAGGAACTGGTCGAGAACGCCCTGGACGCCGGCGGCCGCAACATCGAGATCCAGGCCGACGGCGGCGGCCTGTCGCGCATCCTGATCGCCGACGACGGCAAGGGCATTCCGCGCGAAGAATTGCCCCTGGCCATCGAACGCCACGCCACCTCCAAGCTGGAGCCCGACGACGCCGGCGACGTGGACCTGTTGCGCATCCACACCCTGGGTTTCCGGGGCGAGGCCCTGCCCTCCATCGGCTCGGTCGCCCGCCTGTCGATCACCACCCGGTCGCGTGACGAGACCGACGCCTGGGCCATCACGGTCGAGGGCGGCGAGACCCGTCCCCTGGCCCCCGCCCCTTTCCCAGGCCCCCACGGCGCGCGGGTCGAGGTGCGCGACCTCTTCTACGCCACCCCCGCCCGGCTCAAATTCATGAAGTCCGAGCGGTCCGAGGCCATGGCCATCTCCGAAGAGATCAAGCGCCAGGCCATGGCGCACGAGGCCGTCGCCTTCACCCTGTCGCTGGACGGCAAGGTCACCCTGCGCCTGCCCGCCGAACATCCGGGCGACGAAGGCCGTCTGAAGCGGCTGTCCGCCCTGCTGGGTCGTGACTTCGAGGCCAACGCCCTGCTGATCGATCAGGAGCGCGACGGGGTGCGCCTGAGCGGTTACGCGGGTCTGCCCACCTATTCGCGCGGCAATGCGGCGCATCAGCATCTGTTCGTCAACGGCCGCCCGGTGAAGGACCGGCTGCTGCAAGGGGCCCTGCGCGGGGCCTACGCCGACTTCCTGGCGCGCGATCGGCATCCGGCCGCCGTCCTCTTCCTCGACATCGACCCGCTCTATGTCGACGTCAACGTCCACCCGGCTAAGGCCGAGGTCCGGTTCCGCGATCCGGCCCTGGTGCGCGGGCTGATCGTCGGCGCCCTGCGCCACGCGCTCCACGCCGCCGGCCACCGCGCCAGCACAACCGTCGCCGCCGACGCGCTTTCCGGCTTCCAGCCCCACACCGGCGTCTCCACCGGCCCCGCCTACAGCCCCAGCGCACCGTCGGCCCAAGGCTTCAGCGGCTGGACCGGCTGGTCCCAGCCCGCCGCCGCGGCCCAGATCCTGCCCGGCCTCAACGAACGCAGCGCCCGCGTCGAACCGTCGTGGGACGGTCCCACATGGCCGTCGCAACCCGCGCAAGACAGCGACCTCGCCACTCACCACTCGCCACTCGCCACTCAGCCTCACGACCCCCTCGACTACCCGCTGGGCGCCGCGCGGGGTCAGCTCCACGCCAACTATATCGTCGCCCAGACCCGCGATGGTCTGGTCATCGTCGATCAGCACGCGGCGCACGAGCGGCTGGTCTATGAGCGGATGAAGGCCCAGATGGCCGAGGGGTCCGTGACCCGCCAGGCCCTGCTGACGCCCGAGGTGGTCGATCTGGACCCCGCCGAGGCCGAGCGCGTCGCCGGGCGGGCCGAGGAACTGGCCGAGATGGGCCTGATCGTCGAGGCCTTCGGCGCCGGCGCCGTCCTGGTGCGCGAGACCCCGGCCATGCTGGGCGATACGGACGTCCAGGGCCTGATCCGCGACATCGCCGACGATCTGTCCGAACACGGCCAGGCCCTGTCGCTCAAGGAACGCCTCGCCGCCATCTGCGGCACCATGGCCTGCCACGGCAGCGTCCGCTCAGGCCGCGTCCTCTCGGCGCCGGAGATGAACGCCCTTCTCCGCCAGATGGAAGCCACCCCCCACTCCGGCCAATGCAACCACGGCCGCCCCACCTATGTGGAGCTGAAGCTGCACGATCTGGAGAAGCTATTCGGGCGGCGGTGA
- the tadA gene encoding tRNA adenosine(34) deaminase TadA, whose translation MRMALDQAQAAADAGEVPVGAILVDPASGEVISTGANGPIAARDPTAHAEIVALRRAATALDNYRLTGLTLYVTLEPCAMCAGAISHARIGRVVWAADDAKGGAVIHGPRLFEQPTCHWRPTTDSGLLANEASALLKSFFRQRRGTATGGAR comes from the coding sequence ATGCGCATGGCGCTGGACCAAGCGCAAGCGGCGGCGGACGCAGGAGAGGTGCCCGTGGGCGCAATTCTTGTCGATCCTGCCTCAGGTGAGGTAATTTCGACCGGCGCCAACGGTCCCATTGCGGCTCGCGACCCCACCGCCCATGCCGAGATCGTCGCCCTGCGGCGCGCGGCGACGGCGCTGGACAACTATCGCCTGACCGGGCTGACCCTCTATGTGACCCTGGAGCCCTGCGCCATGTGCGCCGGCGCCATCAGCCATGCCCGCATCGGCCGCGTCGTCTGGGCCGCCGACGATGCCAAGGGCGGCGCCGTCATCCACGGTCCGCGCCTGTTCGAACAACCCACCTGCCACTGGCGCCCCACCACGGACTCAGGCCTTCTGGCGAACGAGGCGTCCGCCCTGCTCAAGTCGTTCTTCCGTCAACGGCGGGGAACGGCGACAGGCGGCGCACGTTAG
- a CDS encoding MliC family protein — translation MGDAVEGKTLFKPDLPQSIVFSGLAALALLTACGADPDKAPRTGDEVKERAIQAQTARQRTGAEIQDRTLNRVVHTVYLCDNGERLSVDFDNPRQMATIRNSSGEAIDLYQERAADGIWYRASNVELRGKGVLATWSVEGRQPTECRAVD, via the coding sequence TTGGGCGACGCCGTGGAGGGAAAGACCTTGTTCAAGCCGGATCTGCCGCAGTCGATCGTGTTCAGCGGCTTGGCCGCCCTGGCCCTCCTCACCGCCTGCGGCGCCGATCCCGACAAGGCTCCGCGCACCGGCGACGAGGTCAAGGAACGCGCCATCCAGGCCCAGACCGCCCGCCAGCGCACCGGCGCCGAAATCCAGGACCGCACCCTGAACCGCGTCGTCCACACCGTTTATCTTTGCGACAATGGCGAGCGTCTGTCGGTCGACTTCGACAACCCGCGCCAGATGGCCACCATCCGCAACTCGTCCGGCGAGGCCATCGACCTGTATCAGGAACGCGCCGCCGACGGCATCTGGTACCGCGCCTCCAATGTCGAACTGCGCGGCAAGGGCGTCCTCGCCACCTGGTCCGTCGAAGGCCGCCAGCCGACGGAATGCCGCGCGGTCGACTAA
- a CDS encoding pseudouridine synthase yields MVRHTDDNDKKPRARQDERSPRPFKSSGPRKSGDGTRSFGDKPRGPREDGAKRIGDKADRPRSDKPRNDRPRTDKGGKDGKSKTPDTPLRAERIAKTMARAGIASRREVERLIGLGKVAVNGRILDTPATLVTRDDVITVDGKPIGSTQATRVWRYHKPAGLLTSHSDPTGRPTVFDALPAGLPRVISVGRLDLATEGLLLLTNDGELSRALELPSTSLVRQYRARARGKITQEQLDALKDGVVVDGVSYGPIEAKLDKAKESKSEDGKAPANLWISVSITEGKNREVRKVLESVGLTVNRLIRLAYGPFRLDVLPVGSVEEVGPRVIRELLAEYIRPENLPTGNTVETPAPIPGRRVSTPIVKGRSGSAMSDPSRKPSRVRAAETAQADAVERRERPPKKEGWAKAAPKFEHSKSFKPRERTAPAGDRPAREDGDRPKRAFKPRDDQFIDDRRGKPGAKPAGRGGFGAKSDARPAGRDFKPRTGGKPAGPSGTSGRGPGGKPRTPRG; encoded by the coding sequence ATGGTCCGCCATACAGACGACAACGACAAGAAGCCCCGCGCCCGTCAAGACGAACGGTCGCCCCGGCCCTTTAAATCCTCCGGTCCCCGCAAGAGCGGCGACGGGACGAGATCATTCGGCGACAAGCCGCGCGGCCCTCGCGAAGACGGCGCCAAGCGGATCGGCGACAAGGCCGACCGCCCCCGCAGCGACAAGCCGCGCAATGACCGGCCCCGAACCGACAAGGGCGGCAAGGACGGCAAGTCCAAGACGCCGGACACGCCCCTGCGCGCCGAGCGAATCGCCAAGACCATGGCCCGAGCCGGCATCGCCTCGCGTCGCGAGGTCGAGCGGCTGATCGGCCTGGGCAAGGTGGCGGTCAACGGCCGCATCCTGGATACGCCCGCGACCCTGGTGACGCGCGACGACGTGATCACCGTGGACGGCAAGCCCATCGGCTCGACCCAGGCGACGCGGGTCTGGCGCTATCACAAGCCGGCGGGCCTTTTGACCAGCCACAGCGATCCGACGGGTCGCCCGACGGTGTTCGACGCCCTGCCGGCGGGTCTGCCGCGCGTGATTTCGGTTGGACGGCTCGACCTGGCGACCGAAGGCCTGCTGCTGCTGACCAATGACGGCGAGCTGAGCCGGGCGCTGGAGCTGCCATCGACCTCGCTTGTGCGTCAGTACCGGGCGCGGGCGCGGGGCAAGATCACCCAGGAGCAGTTGGACGCGCTCAAGGACGGCGTGGTCGTGGACGGCGTCTCTTATGGTCCCATCGAGGCCAAGCTGGACAAGGCCAAGGAGTCCAAGTCCGAGGACGGCAAGGCGCCGGCGAACCTGTGGATCTCGGTGTCGATCACCGAGGGCAAGAACCGCGAAGTCAGGAAGGTGCTGGAGTCTGTCGGCCTGACGGTCAACCGGCTGATCCGCCTGGCTTACGGCCCGTTCCGCCTCGACGTGCTGCCAGTCGGATCGGTGGAAGAGGTGGGGCCGCGCGTGATCCGCGAGCTGCTGGCCGAGTATATCCGGCCCGAGAACCTGCCGACCGGCAATACGGTCGAGACGCCCGCGCCCATCCCCGGCCGTCGGGTGTCGACGCCCATCGTCAAGGGCCGGTCGGGTTCGGCCATGTCGGATCCGTCGCGCAAACCCAGCCGCGTCCGCGCCGCCGAGACGGCCCAGGCCGATGCGGTCGAGCGCCGCGAGCGACCGCCCAAGAAGGAAGGCTGGGCCAAGGCCGCGCCCAAGTTCGAGCATTCCAAGAGCTTCAAGCCGCGCGAACGCACCGCGCCCGCCGGTGATCGTCCGGCGCGTGAGGACGGCGACCGGCCAAAACGCGCCTTCAAGCCGCGCGACGACCAGTTCATCGACGACCGGCGCGGCAAGCCCGGCGCCAAGCCGGCGGGACGCGGCGGCTTTGGCGCCAAGAGCGACGCCAGACCGGCGGGCCGCGACTTCAAGCCCCGCACCGGCGGCAAGCCGGCGGGACCGTCGGGGACCAGCGGTCGCGGACCGGGCGGCAAGCCCCGCACGCCGCGCGGCTGA
- a CDS encoding GNAT family N-acetyltransferase encodes MRIGMGPLEDRFVRLEPFEDGLKAEVRAALDCDPDAWEIMVAPAYGDHFETWWNAAMAAMKAQTRIAYAVRRRSDGAVVGTTSLYEINPAYRRCEIGSTFYRPEARGGAINPACKRLLLGHAFDAGAVRVEIITDDVNAQSQAAILKLGAKAEGVLRKHKITWTGRARDTAMFAVIDDDWPSVRDGLDRRLAAFD; translated from the coding sequence ATGCGGATCGGCATGGGGCCGCTGGAGGATCGGTTCGTGCGGCTGGAGCCGTTTGAGGACGGGTTGAAAGCCGAGGTCCGCGCGGCTCTGGATTGCGATCCCGACGCCTGGGAGATCATGGTGGCGCCCGCCTATGGCGATCATTTCGAGACGTGGTGGAACGCCGCGATGGCGGCGATGAAGGCGCAGACACGGATCGCCTATGCGGTGCGGCGGCGCTCGGACGGGGCGGTGGTCGGGACGACCAGCCTGTATGAGATCAACCCCGCCTATCGCCGCTGCGAGATCGGCTCGACCTTCTATCGGCCGGAGGCGCGGGGCGGGGCGATCAACCCGGCCTGCAAGCGGCTGTTGCTGGGGCATGCCTTCGACGCGGGCGCGGTGCGGGTCGAGATCATCACCGACGACGTCAACGCCCAGAGCCAGGCCGCCATCCTGAAGCTGGGCGCCAAGGCCGAGGGCGTCCTGCGAAAGCACAAGATCACTTGGACCGGCCGGGCGCGCGACACCGCCATGTTCGCCGTCATCGACGACGACTGGCCCTCAGTGCGCGACGGGTTGGATCGACGGTTAGCCGCCTTCGATTAG
- the topA gene encoding type I DNA topoisomerase: MNLVIVESPAKAKTINKYLGSDYEVLASYGHVRDLPSKDGSVLPDDDFSMHWEADAKGAKRLSEIAEAAKRADRVILATDPDREGEAISWHVLEVLNKKKALKGTHVERVTFNAITKSAVLEAMANPRQIDMELVEAYLARRALDYLVGFTLSPVLWRKLPGARSAGRVQSVALRIVVDREMEIEKFKAQEYWSIEADLNADSPPFTARLVKHAGKRIQRLDIKDEATASAARAAIAAGGFTINAVEKKPVRRNPAPPFTTSTLQQEAARKLGFSAQRTMQAAQKLYEGIDETGGLITYMRTDGVQTTPEGIAQAREVISQAFGPAFVPQEPRYYKTKAKNAQEAHEAIRPTNIARHPDSLRLESDLQRLYELIWKRMVASQMEAARMDRTTVDIETADGQTGLRATGQVVTFDGFLAVYEEGRDEKQKGAEDDESDDTSRLPSLKEGAKAKVDAIRTDQHFTEPPPRYSEATLVKKLEELGIGRPSTYASTLSTLRDREYVRVDKNRFYPEDKGRLVTAFLEQFFRKWVEYDFTAALETQLDEVSAGQLDWKVLLRNFWQDFHAATQAAGELRTTAILDALNESLGAHIFPDKGDGTDPRECPLCHQGQLSLKTSRFGAFIGCDRYPECKYTRPVASPSAEDGSVESGDRELGVDPETGQPVQLKIGRFGPYVEITPPEGDKPKRSSLPKGWSPASLSLDQALRLLALPREVGVHPEDGKMITAGLGRYGPFVLHAGTYANVSDIDEVFEVGLNRAVALLAEKRAGRPGRGAATAPLKDLGAHPETGEPIHVMAGRFGPYVKSGKINATLPKGTAPEDLTLEDALPLLAAKAGAAPKKKAPAKKAAAPKKAAAKKPAAKKAPAKKKAAD; this comes from the coding sequence ATGAACCTCGTCATCGTCGAGAGCCCCGCAAAGGCCAAGACCATCAATAAGTATCTGGGCTCGGACTATGAGGTCCTGGCCTCGTACGGCCACGTCCGCGATCTGCCGTCCAAGGATGGCTCGGTCCTGCCCGACGACGACTTCTCCATGCATTGGGAGGCCGACGCCAAGGGCGCCAAACGCCTGTCCGAAATCGCCGAGGCCGCCAAGCGCGCCGACCGCGTCATCCTGGCGACCGACCCCGACCGCGAAGGGGAAGCCATCAGCTGGCACGTGCTGGAAGTGCTGAACAAGAAGAAGGCGTTGAAGGGCACCCACGTCGAACGCGTCACCTTCAACGCCATCACCAAGTCCGCCGTGCTCGAGGCCATGGCCAATCCGCGTCAGATCGACATGGAGCTGGTCGAGGCCTATCTGGCCCGCCGCGCGCTGGACTACCTCGTCGGTTTCACCCTCTCGCCGGTCCTGTGGCGCAAGCTGCCGGGCGCGCGCTCTGCCGGACGCGTCCAGTCGGTGGCGCTGCGCATCGTCGTCGATCGCGAGATGGAGATCGAGAAGTTCAAGGCTCAGGAATATTGGTCCATCGAGGCCGACCTGAACGCCGACAGCCCGCCCTTCACCGCTCGCCTGGTCAAGCACGCCGGCAAGCGCATCCAGCGCCTGGACATCAAGGACGAGGCGACGGCTTCCGCCGCCCGCGCGGCCATCGCCGCCGGCGGCTTCACCATCAATGCGGTGGAGAAGAAGCCCGTCCGTCGCAATCCGGCCCCGCCCTTCACCACCTCGACCCTGCAACAGGAGGCGGCGCGCAAGCTAGGCTTCTCGGCCCAGCGCACCATGCAGGCGGCGCAGAAACTGTATGAGGGGATCGACGAGACCGGCGGCCTGATCACCTATATGCGGACCGACGGCGTCCAGACCACGCCCGAGGGCATCGCCCAGGCGCGCGAGGTCATCAGCCAGGCGTTCGGCCCGGCCTTCGTCCCGCAAGAACCGCGCTATTACAAGACTAAGGCCAAGAATGCTCAGGAAGCGCACGAAGCGATCCGGCCGACCAATATCGCGCGCCATCCGGACAGCCTGCGCCTCGAATCCGATCTCCAACGCCTCTATGAACTGATCTGGAAGCGGATGGTCGCCTCGCAGATGGAGGCGGCCCGCATGGACCGCACCACCGTCGACATCGAGACCGCCGACGGCCAGACGGGCCTGCGCGCCACCGGCCAGGTCGTCACCTTCGACGGCTTCCTCGCCGTCTATGAGGAAGGCCGCGACGAAAAGCAGAAGGGCGCCGAAGACGACGAGAGCGACGACACGAGCCGCCTGCCGTCTCTGAAGGAAGGCGCCAAGGCCAAGGTCGACGCCATCCGCACCGACCAGCATTTCACCGAACCGCCTCCGCGCTATTCGGAAGCCACCCTGGTCAAGAAGCTGGAAGAGCTGGGCATCGGCCGCCCCTCGACCTACGCCTCGACCCTGTCGACCCTGCGCGACCGCGAATACGTCCGCGTCGACAAGAACCGCTTCTATCCCGAGGACAAGGGACGGCTGGTCACGGCCTTCTTGGAGCAGTTCTTCAGGAAGTGGGTCGAATACGACTTCACCGCCGCGCTGGAGACCCAGCTCGATGAGGTCTCGGCGGGTCAGCTGGACTGGAAGGTGCTGCTGCGCAACTTCTGGCAGGACTTCCACGCCGCGACGCAAGCCGCCGGTGAACTGCGCACCACCGCCATTCTGGACGCCCTGAACGAAAGCCTGGGCGCCCACATCTTCCCGGACAAGGGAGACGGGACTGACCCGCGCGAGTGCCCCCTGTGCCACCAGGGCCAGCTCAGCCTGAAGACCAGCCGCTTCGGCGCCTTCATAGGCTGCGACCGCTATCCGGAGTGCAAATACACCCGCCCCGTCGCCAGCCCGTCGGCTGAGGACGGCTCGGTCGAGAGCGGCGACCGCGAACTGGGCGTCGATCCGGAGACGGGCCAGCCGGTCCAGCTGAAGATCGGCCGTTTCGGCCCCTATGTCGAAATCACGCCGCCCGAGGGCGACAAGCCCAAACGCTCGTCCTTGCCCAAGGGCTGGTCTCCGGCCTCCCTGTCGCTGGACCAGGCGCTGCGTCTGCTGGCCCTGCCGCGCGAGGTCGGGGTGCACCCCGAGGACGGCAAGATGATCACGGCGGGCCTGGGCCGTTACGGACCCTTCGTCCTGCACGCCGGCACCTACGCCAATGTCTCCGACATCGACGAGGTGTTCGAGGTCGGTCTGAACCGCGCCGTCGCCCTGCTGGCGGAAAAGCGCGCCGGTCGTCCCGGTCGCGGCGCAGCGACGGCTCCGCTCAAGGACCTGGGCGCCCACCCGGAAACGGGCGAGCCGATCCACGTCATGGCCGGTCGCTTCGGGCCCTACGTCAAGTCCGGCAAGATCAACGCCACCCTGCCGAAGGGCACGGCGCCCGAAGACCTGACCCTGGAAGACGCCCTGCCCCTTCTGGCCGCCAAGGCCGGCGCCGCGCCCAAGAAGAAGGCGCCCGCCAAGAAGGCCGCCGCCCCGAAAAAGGCCGCCGCCAAGAAACCGGCCGCCAAGAAGGCTCCGGCGAAGAAGAAGGCGGCAGATTGA
- the rsmD gene encoding 16S rRNA (guanine(966)-N(2))-methyltransferase RsmD codes for MRIVAGSLKGRAIVAPEGQGTRPTSDRARQAVFNVLEHAAWGESLQGLRVIDLYAGSGALGFEAVSRGAGFCLFVETDDGARGAIRENADAYGLMGRTRVHRRSATDLGVRPGPIAEAFDLAFLDPPYGKGLGEQTLARLIEGNWLKPGALVVFERGSDEPEIDTPGYHRLDARDYGAARVLFLKVADPAA; via the coding sequence ATGCGGATCGTCGCCGGAAGCCTGAAGGGCCGGGCCATCGTCGCGCCGGAGGGGCAGGGCACGCGCCCGACCTCGGACCGCGCGCGCCAGGCGGTGTTCAACGTGCTGGAACACGCCGCCTGGGGCGAGAGCCTGCAAGGCTTGCGGGTCATCGACCTGTACGCCGGTTCGGGCGCCCTGGGGTTCGAGGCGGTCAGCCGGGGGGCGGGCTTCTGCCTGTTCGTCGAGACGGACGACGGGGCGCGCGGCGCGATCCGCGAGAACGCCGACGCCTATGGGCTGATGGGACGCACGCGGGTGCACCGCAGGAGCGCGACAGACCTGGGCGTGCGGCCCGGCCCGATCGCTGAGGCGTTCGACTTGGCGTTTCTGGACCCGCCCTATGGCAAGGGGTTGGGGGAGCAGACGCTGGCGCGGCTGATCGAGGGAAACTGGCTCAAGCCCGGCGCCCTGGTGGTGTTCGAGCGCGGGTCGGACGAGCCGGAGATCGACACCCCCGGCTATCATCGGCTGGACGCGCGCGACTATGGCGCAGCCAGGGTGCTGTTCCTGAAGGTGGCGGACCCCGCCGCCTGA
- a CDS encoding low molecular weight protein-tyrosine-phosphatase, with product MTSILFVCLGNICRSPLAEAALRAEAERLRLDLIVDSAGTGDWHAGEPPDPRAQATARRHGVEISGLRARQVTPADFRRFTHVIALDHENLKNLRRLRPDDATAELSLLLDHVPGREGQAVADPYFGDDDGFEITWAEVTAAAKGLVENL from the coding sequence ATGACCTCCATCCTCTTCGTCTGCCTCGGCAACATCTGTCGCTCGCCCCTCGCCGAGGCGGCCCTGCGCGCCGAGGCGGAACGGCTCCGGCTCGACCTGATCGTCGATTCCGCCGGGACAGGGGACTGGCATGCGGGCGAGCCGCCGGACCCAAGGGCGCAGGCGACGGCGCGGCGGCATGGGGTCGAGATCTCGGGTTTGCGGGCGCGGCAGGTGACGCCGGCGGACTTTCGCCGCTTCACCCATGTGATCGCCCTGGACCACGAGAACCTGAAAAACCTGCGCCGCCTGCGGCCCGACGACGCGACCGCCGAGCTCAGCCTGCTGCTCGACCACGTCCCCGGCCGGGAGGGTCAGGCCGTCGCCGACCCCTATTTCGGCGACGACGACGGTTTCGAAATCACCTGGGCCGAGGTGACGGCCGCGGCGAAGGGCTTGGTCGAAAATTTGTAA
- a CDS encoding shikimate kinase, producing the protein MRRRANPGPTRTIALVGLMGVGKSSVGRRLANRLRLPFADGDVEIEAAAGMTVSEIFAALGEAEFRAGEARVIRRLLEGPPIVLATGGGAMMNPETRALLKAKADTVWLRADLAVIAERVARRDTRPLLRGKDPLEVLTGLAEARYPIYGEADVTVDVGQGSHGQAVDAIHKNLRRHWRQRRRTETPQ; encoded by the coding sequence ATGAGGCGGCGCGCGAATCCGGGTCCGACCCGCACCATAGCCCTGGTCGGCCTGATGGGGGTGGGCAAATCGTCGGTCGGTCGTCGGCTGGCCAATCGGCTGCGACTGCCGTTCGCGGACGGGGATGTGGAGATCGAGGCGGCGGCCGGGATGACGGTGTCGGAAATCTTCGCCGCGCTAGGCGAGGCCGAGTTCCGCGCGGGCGAGGCGCGGGTGATCCGCCGCCTGCTGGAGGGGCCGCCCATCGTGCTGGCGACCGGCGGCGGGGCGATGATGAACCCGGAGACGCGGGCGCTGCTGAAGGCCAAGGCCGACACCGTCTGGCTGAGGGCCGATCTGGCGGTCATCGCGGAGCGGGTGGCGCGGCGCGACACGCGGCCCCTGCTGCGCGGCAAGGATCCGCTGGAGGTGCTGACGGGCCTGGCCGAAGCCCGCTATCCCATTTACGGCGAAGCCGATGTGACCGTGGACGTCGGGCAGGGCTCGCACGGCCAGGCGGTGGACGCCATTCACAAGAACCTGCGCCGACACTGGCGCCAGAGACGACGCACGGAGACCCCCCAATGA
- the aroB gene encoding 3-dehydroquinate synthase: MTIIPVSGGAFAAYDVVVGRGLLAQAGAHIAPLAKGRTVIVTDETVAGIHAQALTASLTAAGVTSEIVAVPAGEGSKSFTELERVLDRLLEIGLDRKDVVIALGGGVVGDLAGLAAALFMRGIDFVQIPTTLLAQVDSSVGGKTAIDTPRGKNLVGAFHQPRLVLADIDVLATLPERQVRSGWAEVLKHGLICDAPFFDWLAGGGAAGAKGDPAALVRAVIRSVEIKSAVVGEDEKEAGRRALLNLGHTFGHAIETEVGFDEGALAHGEAVALGCCMAFRYSAGEGLCSADDVARVEAVVAAAGLPTRLDQAGSFAADRLLALMAGDKKAEGGALTLILARGIGQAFVAKGVDAAKVRAFLIEEGATA, encoded by the coding sequence ATGACGATCATTCCGGTCAGCGGCGGGGCCTTTGCAGCTTATGACGTCGTGGTGGGACGCGGGCTGCTGGCGCAGGCCGGCGCACACATCGCGCCGCTGGCCAAGGGGCGGACGGTCATCGTCACCGACGAGACGGTTGCGGGCATCCATGCCCAGGCCCTGACCGCCTCGCTGACGGCGGCGGGCGTGACCAGCGAGATCGTGGCCGTGCCGGCAGGCGAGGGGTCCAAGTCCTTTACCGAGCTGGAACGGGTGCTGGACCGGCTGCTGGAGATCGGTCTGGATCGCAAGGATGTGGTGATCGCCCTGGGGGGCGGCGTCGTGGGCGATCTGGCCGGACTGGCGGCGGCCCTGTTCATGCGCGGAATCGATTTCGTGCAGATTCCGACGACTTTGCTGGCCCAGGTCGACTCTTCCGTCGGCGGCAAGACGGCCATCGATACGCCGCGCGGAAAGAACCTGGTCGGCGCCTTCCATCAGCCGCGTCTGGTGCTGGCGGATATCGACGTGCTGGCCACGCTGCCGGAACGCCAGGTGAGGTCCGGCTGGGCCGAGGTGCTGAAGCACGGACTGATCTGCGACGCGCCCTTCTTCGATTGGCTGGCAGGCGGGGGGGCTGCGGGCGCCAAGGGCGATCCGGCGGCGCTGGTACGGGCGGTGATCCGCTCGGTCGAGATCAAGAGCGCGGTGGTCGGCGAGGACGAGAAGGAGGCGGGGCGACGCGCCCTGCTGAACCTGGGTCATACCTTCGGCCATGCGATCGAGACAGAGGTCGGCTTCGACGAAGGGGCGCTGGCGCACGGCGAGGCGGTGGCGCTCGGCTGCTGCATGGCCTTCCGCTATTCGGCGGGTGAGGGCCTGTGTTCGGCGGACGACGTGGCGCGGGTCGAGGCGGTGGTCGCGGCGGCTGGGCTGCCGACGCGGCTGGATCAGGCGGGATCATTTGCAGCCGATCGTCTGCTGGCCTTGATGGCGGGAGACAAGAAGGCCGAGGGCGGGGCGCTGACCCTGATCCTGGCGCGCGGCATCGGCCAGGCCTTCGTCGCCAAGGGCGTGGATGCGGCCAAGGTGCGGGCCTTCCTGATCGAGGAAGGCGCGACCGCGTGA